One part of the uncultured Fibrobacter sp. genome encodes these proteins:
- a CDS encoding GNAT family N-acetyltransferase: MLEIEQYNTKYINDAVEIWNDIVEDGIAFPQMDLLDPQTGDEFFKSQSFTGIAIDADSGEVVGLYILHPNNVGRCGHICNASYAVSSDMRGRHIGEKLVMDCLKKGRDLGYRVLQFNAVVESNIHARHLYERLGFVQLGTIPKGFLMKDGHYENICPYY, translated from the coding sequence ATGCTTGAAATTGAACAATATAATACAAAGTATATCAACGATGCGGTTGAAATCTGGAACGACATCGTCGAGGATGGCATCGCGTTTCCGCAAATGGATTTGCTTGACCCGCAGACGGGAGACGAGTTTTTCAAGTCGCAGTCATTCACAGGCATCGCTATCGATGCGGACTCCGGCGAAGTGGTCGGGCTATACATTCTCCACCCCAACAATGTTGGCCGGTGTGGTCACATTTGCAATGCCAGCTATGCTGTTTCGTCCGACATGCGAGGCAGGCACATCGGAGAGAAGTTAGTTATGGATTGCTTGAAAAAAGGGCGGGATCTGGGGTATCGAGTGCTTCAGTTCAATGCTGTCGTGGAAAGCAACATCCATGCCAGGCATCTGTATGAACGGCTCGGTTTTGTGCAATTGGGCACGATCCCCAAGGGCTTTCTGATGAAAGACGGGCATTATGAGAACATCTGCCCCTACTATAT
- a CDS encoding LysR family transcriptional regulator, with protein sequence MELRVLRYFLEAARLGNVSRAADNLCVTQPTVSRQLKELEEELGEKLFERTNYAIRLTPAGELLRERAEDILSMADRTVQDFKSLKEDEVVGEIAIACAESRNVNFLSKCIGILRDDYPKIKYNLYSGDSERALEKLDKGIFDFAVVVDNVDLEKYNCLAVRSVDRWGVVMRRDDPLAKRDFIEPKDLLDKPLMASRQAMVADLPKWFGDDISRLNVIVGLDLSYNGSVLAKEGTGYLLTFDGLVDTSRTSRLCFRPLMPELTTNMYIIWRRGQQFTRAGELFLDTLRHVLGE encoded by the coding sequence ATGGAACTTCGAGTTTTACGGTATTTTCTGGAGGCGGCGCGGTTGGGGAATGTCTCGCGCGCGGCGGATAATCTTTGCGTGACGCAGCCGACGGTGAGTCGCCAGCTCAAGGAGTTGGAGGAGGAGCTGGGCGAGAAGCTTTTCGAGCGCACGAACTACGCGATTCGGCTGACGCCTGCGGGGGAACTCTTGCGGGAGCGTGCGGAGGATATCCTTTCGATGGCGGACAGGACGGTGCAGGATTTCAAGTCGCTGAAGGAAGACGAGGTGGTGGGTGAAATCGCCATTGCCTGCGCGGAATCGCGGAACGTGAATTTTCTTTCGAAGTGCATCGGGATTCTCCGGGACGACTATCCGAAGATTAAGTACAACTTATATTCGGGCGACAGCGAGCGCGCCTTGGAAAAGCTGGACAAGGGCATTTTTGATTTCGCGGTGGTTGTAGACAACGTTGATTTGGAAAAGTACAACTGCCTTGCGGTGCGTTCGGTGGACCGCTGGGGCGTGGTAATGCGACGCGACGACCCTCTGGCCAAGCGGGATTTCATCGAGCCGAAGGATTTGCTCGACAAGCCGCTGATGGCGTCGCGCCAGGCGATGGTGGCGGATTTGCCGAAGTGGTTCGGCGACGATATTTCGAGGCTGAACGTAATCGTGGGGCTGGATCTTTCGTACAACGGTTCGGTGCTTGCGAAGGAAGGCACGGGCTACCTGCTCACTTTCGACGGCCTGGTGGATACGAGTCGCACTTCGCGCCTGTGCTTCAGGCCGCTCATGCCCGAGCTCACCACCAACATGTACATCATTTGGCGGCGGGGCCAGCAGTTCACGCGGGCGGGCGAACTTTTCCTCGATACGCTCCGGCACGTGCTGGGGGAATAG